DNA sequence from the Fundidesulfovibrio magnetotacticus genome:
GCCCAGGGCCTGGGCCAGTTCGGCGGCGGCGTCCAGGGCGCGGCGGGTCGACAGCGGCCCCCGCGCCGCCCGGCGGGCGGACTCCCCGGCCATCCCGGCCGCGCCCTCCAGGGCCTGGGCCGCCCGGTCCAGGCCAGCGCGGGCTTCGTCCAGGCGCAGGCCGCCCTGGTCCATGCGCCGGTCGAAGGTGTCCATCTCCATCACTTCGGCGGCCACGGCCTGGCGCATGCGCGCCACGAGGCGTTCGATGTCCTCCGCGCCCATGGCTGCGGTGTCGGCCAGGCGGCGCACCTCCCGGGCCACCACCGCGAAGCCCCGGCCGTGCTCGCCGGCCTTCTCGGCCTCGATGGAGGCGTTGAGCGAGAGCATGTTGGTCTGTTCGGCGATGGCGGCCATGCCGCCCACCAGGGCCTGGGCCTGTTCGGCCGTGGCCGAGATCACCGAGAGCTTGGCCGACGCGCCCTGCGCTCCCGAAATGATGGCGGCCATGGCCTGATCGAGACTTTCCAGGGCCGCGCGCGCGCCTTCCAGGGCCTCGCGGGAACGCTCCAGCGTGGGGACGGCTCCCGTGGCGGCCTCCTCGCAGGAGCGCCCCACGGAGAGCGCGGCCTGGAGGTCGGAAGCCAGACCGGCCAGGGCGTCCCGCGGGAGGACGGC
Encoded proteins:
- a CDS encoding methyl-accepting chemotaxis protein, with product MVRRSGWILAVAGGLLGLFSALLPWLFEELFAWRSPLGAALAACAFLAVAGGLAGLALSGRARTQDRETPEAQPAGHPRGARGPDPEELRLLLEKAGLLARDAVLPRDALAGLASDLQAALSVGRSCEEAATGAVPTLERSREALEGARAALESLDQAMAAIISGAQGASAKLSVISATAEQAQALVGGMAAIAEQTNMLSLNASIEAEKAGEHGRGFAVVAREVRRLADTAAMGAEDIERLVARMRQAVAAEVMEMDTFDRRMDQGGLRLDEARAGLDRAAQALEGAAGMAGESARRAARGPLSTRRALDAAAELAQALGELASLAGDMESALRAACAASHPSTKDQAP